The following is a genomic window from Amycolatopsis sp. BJA-103.
ACGACCTCGATCTCGGCGGGCGGGTCGTCCGGCTGGAGGCCACCGGGCGCGCCCACAGCAAGGGCGACCAGGTGGTGACCGTCCCCGACGCGGGTGTGCTGTTCACCGGGGATCTGGTGGAGACGGGCCAGTTCGCGATCTTCCCGTGGTTCCCGCCGTACGACACCGACGTCTCGGGACTCCGGTGGATCGAAGTGCTGCGACGGCTGGCCGCCGCCGGGCCGGACCTCGTCGTCCCCGGCCACGGCGACGTCTCCGGACGCCGGATCCTGACCGACGTCCGCGAGTACCTCGAACTGCTGCGCGACGAGACCTGGACACGGCGTGACTCGGCTCTTCCCGAAGAGACGATCGCCGCGGAGGTCGAAGCGCTGATGATCGAACGCCATCCCGATTGGGAGGGCAGGGACTGGATCACGAAGGGTGTCGGCTGCTTCTGCTCGGAACACTCAGGCCATGAGACAGCAGGCGCCGGTGAAGCAGCCGAAGGCCCCTCCGCTTGACGTGTTCTTCCAGTTGTCGAAGTGATCGATCACGACGTCGACTTCGGCCTGCCCGGCCGCGGTGAAGTCGACACCGGAGTCGGCGAAGAACGAACGGATTTCGTCGGAAACGGTGGTCTGCATCGGAAATCTCCCCTGTCGAACCTGCGGTGTGGTACCGAAATCGTGCAGGTTCGGGGCC
Proteins encoded in this region:
- a CDS encoding MBL fold metallo-hydrolase; this encodes MPFEPLTHEPSVDTGEAREIARDLVVIPNLGVDLVPNIGVIGGSHSVLVVDTGLGPRNAAKVLAFAAEHARGRKLYLTTTHFHPEHAFGAQVFADEATYLVNSAQAADLVHKGPGYLEMFRGLGAPVARDLDGVELVAPDVVYDDGYDLDLGGRVVRLEATGRAHSKGDQVVTVPDAGVLFTGDLVETGQFAIFPWFPPYDTDVSGLRWIEVLRRLAAAGPDLVVPGHGDVSGRRILTDVREYLELLRDETWTRRDSALPEETIAAEVEALMIERHPDWEGRDWITKGVGCFCSEHSGHETAGAGEAAEGPSA